A window of the Lolium perenne isolate Kyuss_39 chromosome 7, Kyuss_2.0, whole genome shotgun sequence genome harbors these coding sequences:
- the LOC127318579 gene encoding uncharacterized protein isoform X2: MRAGGAVRLAYSRGSGAGGEGGGCSTSRCGPVLPSFSRLGGGPGTDLEPHGLPTSSDDDDASTVSREDDDGDGALEGVKEDRWVQRPRPTRNPVLGSAGECQDQRHPLGALLTSHARKDRKQRTASLDLGCPGGVHGSSTNSPGFFVSGVGAMNKGLGVSPQSRSGVLTSPGTLSYNRRGTAVAGYQQGWTSERVPLPSNGHIRHPGGGSMALPYNNGRVLPSKWEDAERWIFSPNPHDALSRNSVPQHRRPKSKSGPLGPPGRFGAPYSSVSSSTLLLDSSGVGNQAVHSPFLPGVFLPEHVSGGSSNSGDDRRGASGEDSSNGRGGRSGPANGGYPSVWYTRAHHPLDSSLQSQSLHTSQEYTQDGQVTNDLATSNTPLILRKNVATQTSPDLSRSSSPNTRPSFSRTLSVQQVKEMGSCFSKLEIKDVQMDDRVTLTRWSKKHVSRGSDKNSTNIIEWKRKTMESKSSTWEVTETAKCISKIDTEEAKLTAWESIQKAKAEAAIQKLVIKLEKKRSYSLERIFNTLRSAHRKTQVVRSTTTAKHDQQISRTVKRTSHLNKNGQMSSLSGCFTCQAF; this comes from the exons ATGCGGGCTGGTGGTGCGGTGAGGCTAGCGTATTCACGCGgcagcggcgccggcggcgagggAGGTGGATGCTCGACGTCGCGCTGTGGCCCG GTTCTGCCAAGCTTCTCGCGGTTAGGTGGTGGACCGGGGACAGATCTGGAGCCTCATGGCctgcccacctcctccgacgacgaCGATG CTTCCACAGTGTCACGCgaggacgacgacggcgacggggCGCTGGAAGGGGTGAAGGAAGACCGGTGGGTACAGCGGCCGAGGCCGACCAGAAACCCAGTCCTCGGCTCCGCCGGAG AATGCCAAGACCAGCGGCATCCATTGGGGGCTCTTCTTACTTCCCATGCTAGGAAGGACCGCAAGCAGCGGACAGCGTCGCTTGATCTAGGCTGTCCAGGTGGTGTTCACGGATCATCCACGAATTCCCCGGGTTTCTTTGTCAGCGGCGTGGGGGCGATGAACAAGGGGTTAGGTGTGTCACCGCAGAGCAGGTCAGGGGTGTTAACCAGCCCAGGAACACTGAGTTACAACCGGCGTGGCACGGCGGTTGCCGGGTACCAGCAAGGGTGGACTTCCGAGAGGGTGCCCCTGCCTTCAAACGGCCACATAAGGCATCCGGGCGGTGGCAGCATGGCATTGCCTTACAACAATGGGAGGGTACTGCCCTCGAAATGGGAGGACGCGGAGAGGTGGATCTTCAGCCCGAATCCCCACGACGCGCTTAGCAGAAACTCGGTGCCGCAGCACCGGCGACCAAAGTCCAAGAGTGGTCCACTTGGACCTCCTGGTAGATTCGGTGCGCCATACTCGTCTGTTTCGTCGTCGACTTTGTTGCTTGACAGTTCAGGAGTTGGAAATCAAGCAGTGCATTCACCTTTCCTGCCGGGAGTCTTTCTACCAGAGCATGTTTCTGGGGGTAGTAGCAACTCTGGAGATGATAGAAGAGGAGCATCTGGCGAGGATAGCAGCAACGGCCGCGGTGGCAGGTCTGGTCCGGCGAATGGTGGGTATCCTTCTGTGTGGTATACAAGAGCTCACCATCCATTGGATAGTTCGCTCCAATCTCAGTCATTGCATACATCCCAAGAATATACTCAAG ATGGACAGGTTACAAATGATTTGGCAACTAGCAATACCCCTTTAATTTTGAGGAAGAATGTGGCAACACAAACTAGCCCTGACCTTAGCAGATCCTCTTCTCCCAACACGAGGCCTTCATTTTCTCGTACACTATCGGTACAACAAGTCAAAGAAATGGGGAGCTGTTTCTCTAAGCTTGAAATCAAGGATGTGCAGATGGATGATCGGGTCACACTGACAAGGTGGTCCAAGAAGCATGTATCACGAGGCTCTGACAAGAACTCAACAAATATTATAGAGTGGAAGAGAAAGACAATGGAATCTAAATCCTCCACCTGGGAAGTAACAGAAACTGCAAAGTGTATATCAAA GATTGACACAGAGGAAGCAAAACTGACAGCATGGGAGAGTATACAAAAAGCCAAAGCGGAGGCAGCAATACAAAAGCTTGTG ATCAAACTTGAAAAGAAGAGATCATATTCACTGGAGAGGATTTTCAACACCCTCAGATCAGCTCATAGGAAAACACAGGTGGTACGCAGTACAACAACCGCAAAACATGATCAGCAGATCTCCAGGACTGTCAAAAGGACATCACACCTGAACAAGAATGGCCAAATGAGTTCGCTGAGTGGATGCTTCACTTGCCAAGCTTTCTAG
- the LOC127318579 gene encoding uncharacterized protein isoform X1 has product MRAGGAVRLAYSRGSGAGGEGGGCSTSRCGPVLPSFSRLGGGPGTDLEPHGLPTSSDDDDDSSASTVSREDDDGDGALEGVKEDRWVQRPRPTRNPVLGSAGECQDQRHPLGALLTSHARKDRKQRTASLDLGCPGGVHGSSTNSPGFFVSGVGAMNKGLGVSPQSRSGVLTSPGTLSYNRRGTAVAGYQQGWTSERVPLPSNGHIRHPGGGSMALPYNNGRVLPSKWEDAERWIFSPNPHDALSRNSVPQHRRPKSKSGPLGPPGRFGAPYSSVSSSTLLLDSSGVGNQAVHSPFLPGVFLPEHVSGGSSNSGDDRRGASGEDSSNGRGGRSGPANGGYPSVWYTRAHHPLDSSLQSQSLHTSQEYTQDGQVTNDLATSNTPLILRKNVATQTSPDLSRSSSPNTRPSFSRTLSVQQVKEMGSCFSKLEIKDVQMDDRVTLTRWSKKHVSRGSDKNSTNIIEWKRKTMESKSSTWEVTETAKCISKIDTEEAKLTAWESIQKAKAEAAIQKLVIKLEKKRSYSLERIFNTLRSAHRKTQVVRSTTTAKHDQQISRTVKRTSHLNKNGQMSSLSGCFTCQAF; this is encoded by the exons ATGCGGGCTGGTGGTGCGGTGAGGCTAGCGTATTCACGCGgcagcggcgccggcggcgagggAGGTGGATGCTCGACGTCGCGCTGTGGCCCG GTTCTGCCAAGCTTCTCGCGGTTAGGTGGTGGACCGGGGACAGATCTGGAGCCTCATGGCctgcccacctcctccgacgacgaCGATG ATTCTTCAGCTTCCACAGTGTCACGCgaggacgacgacggcgacggggCGCTGGAAGGGGTGAAGGAAGACCGGTGGGTACAGCGGCCGAGGCCGACCAGAAACCCAGTCCTCGGCTCCGCCGGAG AATGCCAAGACCAGCGGCATCCATTGGGGGCTCTTCTTACTTCCCATGCTAGGAAGGACCGCAAGCAGCGGACAGCGTCGCTTGATCTAGGCTGTCCAGGTGGTGTTCACGGATCATCCACGAATTCCCCGGGTTTCTTTGTCAGCGGCGTGGGGGCGATGAACAAGGGGTTAGGTGTGTCACCGCAGAGCAGGTCAGGGGTGTTAACCAGCCCAGGAACACTGAGTTACAACCGGCGTGGCACGGCGGTTGCCGGGTACCAGCAAGGGTGGACTTCCGAGAGGGTGCCCCTGCCTTCAAACGGCCACATAAGGCATCCGGGCGGTGGCAGCATGGCATTGCCTTACAACAATGGGAGGGTACTGCCCTCGAAATGGGAGGACGCGGAGAGGTGGATCTTCAGCCCGAATCCCCACGACGCGCTTAGCAGAAACTCGGTGCCGCAGCACCGGCGACCAAAGTCCAAGAGTGGTCCACTTGGACCTCCTGGTAGATTCGGTGCGCCATACTCGTCTGTTTCGTCGTCGACTTTGTTGCTTGACAGTTCAGGAGTTGGAAATCAAGCAGTGCATTCACCTTTCCTGCCGGGAGTCTTTCTACCAGAGCATGTTTCTGGGGGTAGTAGCAACTCTGGAGATGATAGAAGAGGAGCATCTGGCGAGGATAGCAGCAACGGCCGCGGTGGCAGGTCTGGTCCGGCGAATGGTGGGTATCCTTCTGTGTGGTATACAAGAGCTCACCATCCATTGGATAGTTCGCTCCAATCTCAGTCATTGCATACATCCCAAGAATATACTCAAG ATGGACAGGTTACAAATGATTTGGCAACTAGCAATACCCCTTTAATTTTGAGGAAGAATGTGGCAACACAAACTAGCCCTGACCTTAGCAGATCCTCTTCTCCCAACACGAGGCCTTCATTTTCTCGTACACTATCGGTACAACAAGTCAAAGAAATGGGGAGCTGTTTCTCTAAGCTTGAAATCAAGGATGTGCAGATGGATGATCGGGTCACACTGACAAGGTGGTCCAAGAAGCATGTATCACGAGGCTCTGACAAGAACTCAACAAATATTATAGAGTGGAAGAGAAAGACAATGGAATCTAAATCCTCCACCTGGGAAGTAACAGAAACTGCAAAGTGTATATCAAA GATTGACACAGAGGAAGCAAAACTGACAGCATGGGAGAGTATACAAAAAGCCAAAGCGGAGGCAGCAATACAAAAGCTTGTG ATCAAACTTGAAAAGAAGAGATCATATTCACTGGAGAGGATTTTCAACACCCTCAGATCAGCTCATAGGAAAACACAGGTGGTACGCAGTACAACAACCGCAAAACATGATCAGCAGATCTCCAGGACTGTCAAAAGGACATCACACCTGAACAAGAATGGCCAAATGAGTTCGCTGAGTGGATGCTTCACTTGCCAAGCTTTCTAG
- the LOC127318579 gene encoding uncharacterized protein isoform X5: MKWAFCQSRIFSPRAMVLPSFSRLGGGPGTDLEPHGLPTSSDDDDASTVSREDDDGDGALEGVKEDRWVQRPRPTRNPVLGSAGECQDQRHPLGALLTSHARKDRKQRTASLDLGCPGGVHGSSTNSPGFFVSGVGAMNKGLGVSPQSRSGVLTSPGTLSYNRRGTAVAGYQQGWTSERVPLPSNGHIRHPGGGSMALPYNNGRVLPSKWEDAERWIFSPNPHDALSRNSVPQHRRPKSKSGPLGPPGRFGAPYSSVSSSTLLLDSSGVGNQAVHSPFLPGVFLPEHVSGGSSNSGDDRRGASGEDSSNGRGGRSGPANGGYPSVWYTRAHHPLDSSLQSQSLHTSQEYTQDGQVTNDLATSNTPLILRKNVATQTSPDLSRSSSPNTRPSFSRTLSVQQVKEMGSCFSKLEIKDVQMDDRVTLTRWSKKHVSRGSDKNSTNIIEWKRKTMESKSSTWEVTETAKCISKIDTEEAKLTAWESIQKAKAEAAIQKLVIKLEKKRSYSLERIFNTLRSAHRKTQVVRSTTTAKHDQQISRTVKRTSHLNKNGQMSSLSGCFTCQAF; the protein is encoded by the exons ATGAAATGGGCGTTCTGCCAATCTAGGATATTCTCTCCGCGCGCCATG GTTCTGCCAAGCTTCTCGCGGTTAGGTGGTGGACCGGGGACAGATCTGGAGCCTCATGGCctgcccacctcctccgacgacgaCGATG CTTCCACAGTGTCACGCgaggacgacgacggcgacggggCGCTGGAAGGGGTGAAGGAAGACCGGTGGGTACAGCGGCCGAGGCCGACCAGAAACCCAGTCCTCGGCTCCGCCGGAG AATGCCAAGACCAGCGGCATCCATTGGGGGCTCTTCTTACTTCCCATGCTAGGAAGGACCGCAAGCAGCGGACAGCGTCGCTTGATCTAGGCTGTCCAGGTGGTGTTCACGGATCATCCACGAATTCCCCGGGTTTCTTTGTCAGCGGCGTGGGGGCGATGAACAAGGGGTTAGGTGTGTCACCGCAGAGCAGGTCAGGGGTGTTAACCAGCCCAGGAACACTGAGTTACAACCGGCGTGGCACGGCGGTTGCCGGGTACCAGCAAGGGTGGACTTCCGAGAGGGTGCCCCTGCCTTCAAACGGCCACATAAGGCATCCGGGCGGTGGCAGCATGGCATTGCCTTACAACAATGGGAGGGTACTGCCCTCGAAATGGGAGGACGCGGAGAGGTGGATCTTCAGCCCGAATCCCCACGACGCGCTTAGCAGAAACTCGGTGCCGCAGCACCGGCGACCAAAGTCCAAGAGTGGTCCACTTGGACCTCCTGGTAGATTCGGTGCGCCATACTCGTCTGTTTCGTCGTCGACTTTGTTGCTTGACAGTTCAGGAGTTGGAAATCAAGCAGTGCATTCACCTTTCCTGCCGGGAGTCTTTCTACCAGAGCATGTTTCTGGGGGTAGTAGCAACTCTGGAGATGATAGAAGAGGAGCATCTGGCGAGGATAGCAGCAACGGCCGCGGTGGCAGGTCTGGTCCGGCGAATGGTGGGTATCCTTCTGTGTGGTATACAAGAGCTCACCATCCATTGGATAGTTCGCTCCAATCTCAGTCATTGCATACATCCCAAGAATATACTCAAG ATGGACAGGTTACAAATGATTTGGCAACTAGCAATACCCCTTTAATTTTGAGGAAGAATGTGGCAACACAAACTAGCCCTGACCTTAGCAGATCCTCTTCTCCCAACACGAGGCCTTCATTTTCTCGTACACTATCGGTACAACAAGTCAAAGAAATGGGGAGCTGTTTCTCTAAGCTTGAAATCAAGGATGTGCAGATGGATGATCGGGTCACACTGACAAGGTGGTCCAAGAAGCATGTATCACGAGGCTCTGACAAGAACTCAACAAATATTATAGAGTGGAAGAGAAAGACAATGGAATCTAAATCCTCCACCTGGGAAGTAACAGAAACTGCAAAGTGTATATCAAA GATTGACACAGAGGAAGCAAAACTGACAGCATGGGAGAGTATACAAAAAGCCAAAGCGGAGGCAGCAATACAAAAGCTTGTG ATCAAACTTGAAAAGAAGAGATCATATTCACTGGAGAGGATTTTCAACACCCTCAGATCAGCTCATAGGAAAACACAGGTGGTACGCAGTACAACAACCGCAAAACATGATCAGCAGATCTCCAGGACTGTCAAAAGGACATCACACCTGAACAAGAATGGCCAAATGAGTTCGCTGAGTGGATGCTTCACTTGCCAAGCTTTCTAG
- the LOC127318579 gene encoding uncharacterized protein isoform X4 codes for MKWAFCQSRIFSPRAMVLPSFSRLGGGPGTDLEPHGLPTSSDDDDDSSASTVSREDDDGDGALEGVKEDRWVQRPRPTRNPVLGSAGECQDQRHPLGALLTSHARKDRKQRTASLDLGCPGGVHGSSTNSPGFFVSGVGAMNKGLGVSPQSRSGVLTSPGTLSYNRRGTAVAGYQQGWTSERVPLPSNGHIRHPGGGSMALPYNNGRVLPSKWEDAERWIFSPNPHDALSRNSVPQHRRPKSKSGPLGPPGRFGAPYSSVSSSTLLLDSSGVGNQAVHSPFLPGVFLPEHVSGGSSNSGDDRRGASGEDSSNGRGGRSGPANGGYPSVWYTRAHHPLDSSLQSQSLHTSQEYTQDGQVTNDLATSNTPLILRKNVATQTSPDLSRSSSPNTRPSFSRTLSVQQVKEMGSCFSKLEIKDVQMDDRVTLTRWSKKHVSRGSDKNSTNIIEWKRKTMESKSSTWEVTETAKCISKIDTEEAKLTAWESIQKAKAEAAIQKLVIKLEKKRSYSLERIFNTLRSAHRKTQVVRSTTTAKHDQQISRTVKRTSHLNKNGQMSSLSGCFTCQAF; via the exons ATGAAATGGGCGTTCTGCCAATCTAGGATATTCTCTCCGCGCGCCATG GTTCTGCCAAGCTTCTCGCGGTTAGGTGGTGGACCGGGGACAGATCTGGAGCCTCATGGCctgcccacctcctccgacgacgaCGATG ATTCTTCAGCTTCCACAGTGTCACGCgaggacgacgacggcgacggggCGCTGGAAGGGGTGAAGGAAGACCGGTGGGTACAGCGGCCGAGGCCGACCAGAAACCCAGTCCTCGGCTCCGCCGGAG AATGCCAAGACCAGCGGCATCCATTGGGGGCTCTTCTTACTTCCCATGCTAGGAAGGACCGCAAGCAGCGGACAGCGTCGCTTGATCTAGGCTGTCCAGGTGGTGTTCACGGATCATCCACGAATTCCCCGGGTTTCTTTGTCAGCGGCGTGGGGGCGATGAACAAGGGGTTAGGTGTGTCACCGCAGAGCAGGTCAGGGGTGTTAACCAGCCCAGGAACACTGAGTTACAACCGGCGTGGCACGGCGGTTGCCGGGTACCAGCAAGGGTGGACTTCCGAGAGGGTGCCCCTGCCTTCAAACGGCCACATAAGGCATCCGGGCGGTGGCAGCATGGCATTGCCTTACAACAATGGGAGGGTACTGCCCTCGAAATGGGAGGACGCGGAGAGGTGGATCTTCAGCCCGAATCCCCACGACGCGCTTAGCAGAAACTCGGTGCCGCAGCACCGGCGACCAAAGTCCAAGAGTGGTCCACTTGGACCTCCTGGTAGATTCGGTGCGCCATACTCGTCTGTTTCGTCGTCGACTTTGTTGCTTGACAGTTCAGGAGTTGGAAATCAAGCAGTGCATTCACCTTTCCTGCCGGGAGTCTTTCTACCAGAGCATGTTTCTGGGGGTAGTAGCAACTCTGGAGATGATAGAAGAGGAGCATCTGGCGAGGATAGCAGCAACGGCCGCGGTGGCAGGTCTGGTCCGGCGAATGGTGGGTATCCTTCTGTGTGGTATACAAGAGCTCACCATCCATTGGATAGTTCGCTCCAATCTCAGTCATTGCATACATCCCAAGAATATACTCAAG ATGGACAGGTTACAAATGATTTGGCAACTAGCAATACCCCTTTAATTTTGAGGAAGAATGTGGCAACACAAACTAGCCCTGACCTTAGCAGATCCTCTTCTCCCAACACGAGGCCTTCATTTTCTCGTACACTATCGGTACAACAAGTCAAAGAAATGGGGAGCTGTTTCTCTAAGCTTGAAATCAAGGATGTGCAGATGGATGATCGGGTCACACTGACAAGGTGGTCCAAGAAGCATGTATCACGAGGCTCTGACAAGAACTCAACAAATATTATAGAGTGGAAGAGAAAGACAATGGAATCTAAATCCTCCACCTGGGAAGTAACAGAAACTGCAAAGTGTATATCAAA GATTGACACAGAGGAAGCAAAACTGACAGCATGGGAGAGTATACAAAAAGCCAAAGCGGAGGCAGCAATACAAAAGCTTGTG ATCAAACTTGAAAAGAAGAGATCATATTCACTGGAGAGGATTTTCAACACCCTCAGATCAGCTCATAGGAAAACACAGGTGGTACGCAGTACAACAACCGCAAAACATGATCAGCAGATCTCCAGGACTGTCAAAAGGACATCACACCTGAACAAGAATGGCCAAATGAGTTCGCTGAGTGGATGCTTCACTTGCCAAGCTTTCTAG
- the LOC127318579 gene encoding uncharacterized protein isoform X3 yields MRAGGAVRLAYSRGSGAGGEGGGCSTSRCGPVLPSFSRLGGGPGTDLEPHGLPTSSDDDDVSREDDDGDGALEGVKEDRWVQRPRPTRNPVLGSAGECQDQRHPLGALLTSHARKDRKQRTASLDLGCPGGVHGSSTNSPGFFVSGVGAMNKGLGVSPQSRSGVLTSPGTLSYNRRGTAVAGYQQGWTSERVPLPSNGHIRHPGGGSMALPYNNGRVLPSKWEDAERWIFSPNPHDALSRNSVPQHRRPKSKSGPLGPPGRFGAPYSSVSSSTLLLDSSGVGNQAVHSPFLPGVFLPEHVSGGSSNSGDDRRGASGEDSSNGRGGRSGPANGGYPSVWYTRAHHPLDSSLQSQSLHTSQEYTQDGQVTNDLATSNTPLILRKNVATQTSPDLSRSSSPNTRPSFSRTLSVQQVKEMGSCFSKLEIKDVQMDDRVTLTRWSKKHVSRGSDKNSTNIIEWKRKTMESKSSTWEVTETAKCISKIDTEEAKLTAWESIQKAKAEAAIQKLVIKLEKKRSYSLERIFNTLRSAHRKTQVVRSTTTAKHDQQISRTVKRTSHLNKNGQMSSLSGCFTCQAF; encoded by the exons ATGCGGGCTGGTGGTGCGGTGAGGCTAGCGTATTCACGCGgcagcggcgccggcggcgagggAGGTGGATGCTCGACGTCGCGCTGTGGCCCG GTTCTGCCAAGCTTCTCGCGGTTAGGTGGTGGACCGGGGACAGATCTGGAGCCTCATGGCctgcccacctcctccgacgacgaCGATG TGTCACGCgaggacgacgacggcgacggggCGCTGGAAGGGGTGAAGGAAGACCGGTGGGTACAGCGGCCGAGGCCGACCAGAAACCCAGTCCTCGGCTCCGCCGGAG AATGCCAAGACCAGCGGCATCCATTGGGGGCTCTTCTTACTTCCCATGCTAGGAAGGACCGCAAGCAGCGGACAGCGTCGCTTGATCTAGGCTGTCCAGGTGGTGTTCACGGATCATCCACGAATTCCCCGGGTTTCTTTGTCAGCGGCGTGGGGGCGATGAACAAGGGGTTAGGTGTGTCACCGCAGAGCAGGTCAGGGGTGTTAACCAGCCCAGGAACACTGAGTTACAACCGGCGTGGCACGGCGGTTGCCGGGTACCAGCAAGGGTGGACTTCCGAGAGGGTGCCCCTGCCTTCAAACGGCCACATAAGGCATCCGGGCGGTGGCAGCATGGCATTGCCTTACAACAATGGGAGGGTACTGCCCTCGAAATGGGAGGACGCGGAGAGGTGGATCTTCAGCCCGAATCCCCACGACGCGCTTAGCAGAAACTCGGTGCCGCAGCACCGGCGACCAAAGTCCAAGAGTGGTCCACTTGGACCTCCTGGTAGATTCGGTGCGCCATACTCGTCTGTTTCGTCGTCGACTTTGTTGCTTGACAGTTCAGGAGTTGGAAATCAAGCAGTGCATTCACCTTTCCTGCCGGGAGTCTTTCTACCAGAGCATGTTTCTGGGGGTAGTAGCAACTCTGGAGATGATAGAAGAGGAGCATCTGGCGAGGATAGCAGCAACGGCCGCGGTGGCAGGTCTGGTCCGGCGAATGGTGGGTATCCTTCTGTGTGGTATACAAGAGCTCACCATCCATTGGATAGTTCGCTCCAATCTCAGTCATTGCATACATCCCAAGAATATACTCAAG ATGGACAGGTTACAAATGATTTGGCAACTAGCAATACCCCTTTAATTTTGAGGAAGAATGTGGCAACACAAACTAGCCCTGACCTTAGCAGATCCTCTTCTCCCAACACGAGGCCTTCATTTTCTCGTACACTATCGGTACAACAAGTCAAAGAAATGGGGAGCTGTTTCTCTAAGCTTGAAATCAAGGATGTGCAGATGGATGATCGGGTCACACTGACAAGGTGGTCCAAGAAGCATGTATCACGAGGCTCTGACAAGAACTCAACAAATATTATAGAGTGGAAGAGAAAGACAATGGAATCTAAATCCTCCACCTGGGAAGTAACAGAAACTGCAAAGTGTATATCAAA GATTGACACAGAGGAAGCAAAACTGACAGCATGGGAGAGTATACAAAAAGCCAAAGCGGAGGCAGCAATACAAAAGCTTGTG ATCAAACTTGAAAAGAAGAGATCATATTCACTGGAGAGGATTTTCAACACCCTCAGATCAGCTCATAGGAAAACACAGGTGGTACGCAGTACAACAACCGCAAAACATGATCAGCAGATCTCCAGGACTGTCAAAAGGACATCACACCTGAACAAGAATGGCCAAATGAGTTCGCTGAGTGGATGCTTCACTTGCCAAGCTTTCTAG
- the LOC127318579 gene encoding uncharacterized protein isoform X6: MKWAFCQSRIFSPRAMVLPSFSRLGGGPGTDLEPHGLPTSSDDDDVSREDDDGDGALEGVKEDRWVQRPRPTRNPVLGSAGECQDQRHPLGALLTSHARKDRKQRTASLDLGCPGGVHGSSTNSPGFFVSGVGAMNKGLGVSPQSRSGVLTSPGTLSYNRRGTAVAGYQQGWTSERVPLPSNGHIRHPGGGSMALPYNNGRVLPSKWEDAERWIFSPNPHDALSRNSVPQHRRPKSKSGPLGPPGRFGAPYSSVSSSTLLLDSSGVGNQAVHSPFLPGVFLPEHVSGGSSNSGDDRRGASGEDSSNGRGGRSGPANGGYPSVWYTRAHHPLDSSLQSQSLHTSQEYTQDGQVTNDLATSNTPLILRKNVATQTSPDLSRSSSPNTRPSFSRTLSVQQVKEMGSCFSKLEIKDVQMDDRVTLTRWSKKHVSRGSDKNSTNIIEWKRKTMESKSSTWEVTETAKCISKIDTEEAKLTAWESIQKAKAEAAIQKLVIKLEKKRSYSLERIFNTLRSAHRKTQVVRSTTTAKHDQQISRTVKRTSHLNKNGQMSSLSGCFTCQAF; the protein is encoded by the exons ATGAAATGGGCGTTCTGCCAATCTAGGATATTCTCTCCGCGCGCCATG GTTCTGCCAAGCTTCTCGCGGTTAGGTGGTGGACCGGGGACAGATCTGGAGCCTCATGGCctgcccacctcctccgacgacgaCGATG TGTCACGCgaggacgacgacggcgacggggCGCTGGAAGGGGTGAAGGAAGACCGGTGGGTACAGCGGCCGAGGCCGACCAGAAACCCAGTCCTCGGCTCCGCCGGAG AATGCCAAGACCAGCGGCATCCATTGGGGGCTCTTCTTACTTCCCATGCTAGGAAGGACCGCAAGCAGCGGACAGCGTCGCTTGATCTAGGCTGTCCAGGTGGTGTTCACGGATCATCCACGAATTCCCCGGGTTTCTTTGTCAGCGGCGTGGGGGCGATGAACAAGGGGTTAGGTGTGTCACCGCAGAGCAGGTCAGGGGTGTTAACCAGCCCAGGAACACTGAGTTACAACCGGCGTGGCACGGCGGTTGCCGGGTACCAGCAAGGGTGGACTTCCGAGAGGGTGCCCCTGCCTTCAAACGGCCACATAAGGCATCCGGGCGGTGGCAGCATGGCATTGCCTTACAACAATGGGAGGGTACTGCCCTCGAAATGGGAGGACGCGGAGAGGTGGATCTTCAGCCCGAATCCCCACGACGCGCTTAGCAGAAACTCGGTGCCGCAGCACCGGCGACCAAAGTCCAAGAGTGGTCCACTTGGACCTCCTGGTAGATTCGGTGCGCCATACTCGTCTGTTTCGTCGTCGACTTTGTTGCTTGACAGTTCAGGAGTTGGAAATCAAGCAGTGCATTCACCTTTCCTGCCGGGAGTCTTTCTACCAGAGCATGTTTCTGGGGGTAGTAGCAACTCTGGAGATGATAGAAGAGGAGCATCTGGCGAGGATAGCAGCAACGGCCGCGGTGGCAGGTCTGGTCCGGCGAATGGTGGGTATCCTTCTGTGTGGTATACAAGAGCTCACCATCCATTGGATAGTTCGCTCCAATCTCAGTCATTGCATACATCCCAAGAATATACTCAAG ATGGACAGGTTACAAATGATTTGGCAACTAGCAATACCCCTTTAATTTTGAGGAAGAATGTGGCAACACAAACTAGCCCTGACCTTAGCAGATCCTCTTCTCCCAACACGAGGCCTTCATTTTCTCGTACACTATCGGTACAACAAGTCAAAGAAATGGGGAGCTGTTTCTCTAAGCTTGAAATCAAGGATGTGCAGATGGATGATCGGGTCACACTGACAAGGTGGTCCAAGAAGCATGTATCACGAGGCTCTGACAAGAACTCAACAAATATTATAGAGTGGAAGAGAAAGACAATGGAATCTAAATCCTCCACCTGGGAAGTAACAGAAACTGCAAAGTGTATATCAAA GATTGACACAGAGGAAGCAAAACTGACAGCATGGGAGAGTATACAAAAAGCCAAAGCGGAGGCAGCAATACAAAAGCTTGTG ATCAAACTTGAAAAGAAGAGATCATATTCACTGGAGAGGATTTTCAACACCCTCAGATCAGCTCATAGGAAAACACAGGTGGTACGCAGTACAACAACCGCAAAACATGATCAGCAGATCTCCAGGACTGTCAAAAGGACATCACACCTGAACAAGAATGGCCAAATGAGTTCGCTGAGTGGATGCTTCACTTGCCAAGCTTTCTAG